One part of the Mycolicibacterium aromaticivorans JS19b1 = JCM 16368 genome encodes these proteins:
- a CDS encoding carotenoid oxygenase family protein: MDTEIVGKFLSTLPEDDDHPYRTGPWRPQTSEWSADDLTVVDGEIPADLDGVYLRNTENPLHPALKAYHPFDGDGMLHIVGFRDGNAFYRNRFIRTDGFEAENAAGGPLWPGLAEPLSLAKVDYGWGARTLMKDASSTDVVVHRGTALTSFYQCGDLYRVDPYSAETLGKETFNGGFPVDWGVSAHPKVDDRTDEMLFFNYSKNAPYMHYGVVDANNDLVHYTDVPLPGPRLPHDMAFTRNYVILNDFPLFWDPELLQRDVHMARFHRDIPSRFAVLPRRGTTDQIRWFEADPTFVLHFVNAYEDGDEIVLDGFFQGDPEPTDNGTGTKWQRAFRFLALDRMQARLHRWRLNLVTGGLTEEPLSDSITEFGMINTGHLGEPYRYTWAASGKPGWFLFDGLVRHDVRTGAEERYSFDDGVYGSETAMAPRVGSRAEDDGYLVTLTTDMTEDASYCLIFDAARLADGPACKLKLPERISSGTHSTWVAGSALRRWHTADSAADAIGL; the protein is encoded by the coding sequence ATGGATACTGAGATCGTCGGCAAGTTCCTGTCGACGCTACCCGAGGACGACGACCACCCCTACCGCACCGGCCCCTGGCGGCCACAGACCTCGGAGTGGTCCGCCGACGACCTCACCGTCGTCGACGGCGAGATCCCCGCCGACCTCGACGGGGTGTACCTGCGCAACACCGAGAACCCGCTGCACCCGGCACTGAAGGCGTATCACCCCTTCGACGGTGACGGCATGCTGCACATCGTCGGCTTCCGCGACGGAAACGCGTTCTACCGCAACCGTTTCATCCGGACCGACGGATTCGAGGCGGAGAACGCCGCAGGCGGTCCGCTCTGGCCCGGCCTGGCCGAACCGTTGTCGCTGGCGAAGGTCGACTACGGCTGGGGCGCGCGCACCCTGATGAAGGACGCCTCCAGCACCGACGTGGTGGTGCACCGCGGCACCGCGCTGACGAGCTTCTATCAGTGCGGAGACCTGTACCGGGTGGACCCGTACTCCGCCGAGACGCTCGGCAAGGAGACCTTCAACGGTGGGTTCCCCGTCGACTGGGGTGTCTCGGCCCATCCGAAGGTCGACGACCGCACCGACGAGATGCTGTTCTTCAACTACTCCAAGAACGCGCCGTACATGCACTACGGCGTGGTCGACGCCAACAATGACCTGGTGCACTACACCGACGTGCCGCTGCCCGGCCCGCGGCTACCGCACGACATGGCGTTCACCCGAAACTATGTGATCCTCAACGACTTCCCGCTGTTCTGGGATCCCGAACTGTTGCAGCGCGATGTGCACATGGCCCGGTTTCACCGCGACATACCGTCGCGGTTCGCGGTGCTGCCCCGGCGGGGCACCACCGATCAGATCCGGTGGTTCGAGGCCGACCCGACCTTCGTGCTGCACTTCGTCAACGCCTACGAGGACGGCGACGAGATCGTGCTGGACGGCTTCTTCCAGGGCGATCCCGAACCGACCGACAACGGCACCGGCACCAAGTGGCAACGGGCCTTCCGGTTCCTCGCGCTGGATCGTATGCAGGCCCGGCTGCACCGCTGGCGGCTCAACCTCGTCACCGGCGGACTCACCGAAGAACCGTTGTCGGACAGCATCACCGAGTTCGGCATGATCAACACCGGCCACTTGGGCGAGCCGTATCGCTACACCTGGGCGGCCTCGGGCAAACCGGGCTGGTTCCTGTTCGACGGACTGGTCCGTCACGACGTGCGCACCGGCGCCGAGGAACGCTATTCCTTCGATGACGGGGTCTACGGCAGCGAGACCGCGATGGCACCCCGCGTCGGCAGCCGAGCCGAGGACGACGGCTACCTTGTCACCCTGACCACCGACATGACCGAAGACGCGTCTTACTGCCTGATTTTCGATGCGGCTCGGCTGGCCGATGGCCCGGCGTGCAAACTCAAACTGCCCGAACGAATCTCGAGTGGAACCCACTCCACCTGGGTGGCTGGCTCCGCGTTGCGCCGGTGGCATACCGCCGACTCGGCGGCTGACGCGATCGGTTTGTAG
- a CDS encoding Hsp20/alpha crystallin family protein: MLRFDPFNEIEAMTRGLLTSQTGTDRSPRFMPMDLYKVEDHYVLTADLPGVDPGSIDVNVDNGTLTLTAHRSARSEDSVQWLTSERFFGTYRRQLALGEGIDTAKISATYENGVLTVTIPLAERAKPRRIEVTRSGESKPIEPTTIEAG; the protein is encoded by the coding sequence GTGCTCCGCTTCGATCCGTTCAATGAAATTGAAGCCATGACCCGAGGACTGCTGACCAGTCAAACCGGAACCGATCGCAGCCCCCGATTCATGCCGATGGACCTCTACAAGGTCGAGGATCACTACGTGCTGACCGCCGACCTTCCCGGTGTGGATCCTGGTTCGATCGACGTCAACGTCGACAACGGCACCCTCACGCTGACGGCGCACCGCTCGGCCCGCTCCGAGGACTCGGTGCAATGGCTGACCAGCGAGAGGTTCTTCGGCACCTACCGTCGCCAACTGGCACTCGGCGAAGGTATCGACACCGCCAAGATCTCGGCCACCTACGAGAACGGTGTTCTGACGGTGACGATCCCGCTGGCGGAGCGGGCCAAGCCACGCCGCATCGAAGTCACCCGCTCCGGCGAGAGCAAGCCGATCGAGCCGACGACCATCGAAGCAGGCTGA
- a CDS encoding GNAT family N-acetyltransferase, translated as MSRFVEPVTLTGAQWVSLEPLHRSHVPEIAAAAADVGELWFTSAPTPETAAAWVSRMQAMQDADEGVTYVIRRRADGLVVGSSSLFHVDAANRRLEIGHTWHAAAARRTGVNTEAKLVLLTHAFDELGCVAVEFRTHFFNQVSRAAIERLGAKLDGVLRSHQLLPDGSRRDTVVYSILDIEWPAVRNNLTFRLRRHS; from the coding sequence ATGAGCCGATTCGTCGAACCGGTCACTTTGACCGGCGCGCAATGGGTTTCCCTCGAGCCGCTGCACCGATCCCACGTCCCCGAGATCGCCGCCGCCGCGGCCGACGTCGGCGAGTTGTGGTTCACCAGTGCGCCGACGCCGGAGACCGCCGCAGCGTGGGTGAGTCGGATGCAGGCGATGCAGGACGCCGACGAAGGCGTGACCTATGTGATCCGCAGGCGCGCTGACGGCCTGGTCGTCGGCTCGTCGAGCCTGTTCCACGTCGACGCCGCCAACCGCAGGCTCGAGATCGGCCACACCTGGCACGCGGCGGCAGCGCGGCGCACCGGGGTCAACACCGAGGCGAAATTGGTGCTGCTAACCCATGCGTTCGACGAACTCGGTTGTGTCGCTGTGGAATTCCGTACCCATTTTTTCAATCAGGTCAGCAGGGCGGCGATCGAGCGCCTCGGTGCCAAGCTCGACGGCGTGCTGCGCAGCCATCAACTGCTGCCCGACGGGTCCCGCCGCGATACCGTGGTCTATTCCATCCTGGACATCGAATGGCCTGCGGTGCGCAACAACCTGACGTTCCGGCTCCGCCGCCATTCTTGA
- a CDS encoding ABC-F family ATP-binding cassette domain-containing protein, translating into MPTDSAITLIDLDFAWPDGTVAVDGLSATLPAGRTGLVGANGSGKSTLLRLLAGDLTPTSGRILTRGDVAYLPQTLTLEVDVSIADVLGVGAALAALRAIESGSATEHDFEVIGEDWDVADRAAEALRIIGMVPADLDRTVGQVSGGEAMLLAVTALRLRAAAITLLDEPTNNLDREARARLFDLIADWPGTLVIVSHDVALLNRMDHTAELHDHRLTSFGGPYREFRAHLDSEQAAAAQAVSSAEQTVRMQKRQRAAAETKLARRNRKARKDYANKRAPKIVMNNWASSAEVAAGKLRTGLEASAAEAADALQAAEARLRSDEHIRVDVPDPDVPASRRIAELPGVGGPLVVMGPERIAVVGRNGIGKTRLLEGLIAGTAGRLLTDRIGYLPQRIDGLDEQASVLDNVRAGAPDADTALVRTRLARFLLRGDSVYRAVAALSGGERFRVALARLLLADPPPQLIVLDEPTNNLDLASVDQLVDALRAYRGAVIVVSHDDEFLSRLDLDRTLSMRHPGVVDAAG; encoded by the coding sequence ATGCCTACCGACTCAGCCATCACACTGATAGACCTCGACTTCGCCTGGCCGGACGGAACCGTCGCGGTTGACGGCCTGAGCGCCACTCTGCCTGCCGGCCGCACCGGCCTTGTCGGTGCCAACGGCAGCGGCAAGTCGACCCTGCTGCGCCTGCTCGCCGGTGACCTCACTCCGACATCCGGCCGGATCCTCACCCGCGGTGACGTCGCCTACCTGCCGCAGACGCTGACGCTCGAGGTCGACGTGTCGATCGCCGACGTGCTCGGGGTGGGTGCGGCGCTGGCCGCTCTGCGCGCGATCGAATCCGGTTCGGCGACCGAACACGACTTCGAGGTGATCGGCGAGGACTGGGACGTCGCCGATCGGGCCGCCGAGGCGCTGCGCATCATCGGCATGGTGCCCGCGGACCTGGACCGGACCGTCGGGCAGGTCTCCGGAGGGGAGGCGATGTTGTTGGCGGTCACCGCCCTTCGGCTTCGGGCCGCGGCAATCACGCTTCTCGACGAGCCGACGAACAACCTCGACCGCGAAGCCAGAGCCAGGTTGTTCGATCTGATCGCGGACTGGCCGGGAACGCTGGTGATCGTCAGTCACGATGTCGCGCTGCTGAACCGGATGGACCACACCGCCGAGCTGCACGACCACCGGCTCACCTCCTTCGGAGGTCCGTACCGCGAATTCCGGGCTCACCTGGACAGTGAACAGGCCGCAGCGGCGCAGGCGGTGTCGTCGGCAGAACAGACCGTGCGGATGCAGAAGCGTCAGCGCGCTGCCGCCGAGACCAAGCTGGCTCGCCGTAACCGTAAGGCGCGCAAGGACTACGCCAACAAACGTGCGCCGAAGATCGTGATGAACAATTGGGCCTCGTCCGCGGAGGTGGCGGCGGGCAAACTGCGCACCGGGCTCGAGGCCTCGGCGGCCGAGGCCGCGGACGCGCTGCAGGCGGCCGAAGCGAGGCTTCGCAGCGACGAGCACATTCGTGTCGACGTACCCGATCCCGATGTGCCGGCCAGTCGCAGAATCGCCGAATTACCCGGTGTGGGCGGACCATTGGTGGTGATGGGTCCGGAACGGATCGCCGTCGTCGGCCGCAACGGCATCGGCAAGACCCGGCTTCTGGAGGGTCTGATCGCCGGAACCGCGGGTCGCTTGCTGACCGACCGGATCGGCTACCTGCCGCAGCGCATCGACGGCCTGGACGAGCAGGCCAGCGTCCTTGACAACGTGCGTGCCGGGGCGCCCGATGCCGACACCGCCCTGGTGCGCACTCGGTTGGCCAGGTTCCTGCTGCGCGGTGACTCGGTGTACCGGGCGGTGGCGGCGCTGTCCGGCGGAGAGCGCTTCCGGGTGGCGCTGGCGCGGCTGCTGCTGGCCGATCCGCCGCCGCAGCTGATCGTGCTCGATGAGCCGACCAACAATCTCGACCTGGCCAGCGTCGACCAGCTGGTCGACGCGCTGCGCGCCTACCGTGGCGCGGTGATCGTGGTCAGCCACGACGACGAGTTCCTGTCCCGGCTGGATCTGGACCGGACGTTGTCGATGCGGCACCCCGGCGTGGTGGATGCGGCGGGTTAG
- a CDS encoding winged helix-turn-helix transcriptional regulator — translation MLGLLGDEWNLLIIQQALLGASRYSQFMSRLPISNSVLTNRLRTLVGDCLLTRKVHASTRARTEYRITGRGRSLWPTMLAIWEWERNWVTEHRETLPAMRHLACGSDFAPLLRCNTCHTVVTGSEVELTLGPSGDWARSAPAASTRRRSESDGSARQAGLFPETMSVFGNRWAAALLVAAFLGTSRFTDFQTQLGAPPSLLAERLQTFCALGVFTTSPAERSGPERAAYLLTDKGRAFFPVLTAALQWAQWWFQAPEGPAVVMTHHECRAEFTGELACDRCTERLTGAEVGSIAI, via the coding sequence ATGCTGGGGTTGCTCGGCGACGAGTGGAACCTGTTGATCATCCAGCAGGCGCTGCTCGGCGCCAGCCGCTACAGCCAGTTCATGTCGCGGCTGCCGATCTCGAACTCGGTGCTGACCAACCGGCTCCGCACACTGGTCGGCGACTGCCTGCTGACCCGCAAGGTGCATGCCTCGACCCGGGCGCGCACCGAGTACCGGATCACCGGCCGCGGTCGCTCACTGTGGCCGACGATGCTGGCGATCTGGGAGTGGGAACGCAACTGGGTCACCGAACACCGGGAGACCTTGCCCGCGATGCGCCACCTGGCGTGCGGATCGGATTTCGCACCGTTGTTGCGCTGCAACACCTGTCACACCGTCGTCACCGGCTCCGAGGTGGAGTTGACCCTGGGACCCAGTGGCGACTGGGCCCGGTCGGCGCCGGCCGCCTCGACGCGGCGCCGCTCGGAATCGGACGGCAGCGCGCGCCAGGCCGGCCTGTTCCCCGAGACGATGAGTGTCTTCGGTAATCGCTGGGCTGCAGCGCTTTTGGTGGCGGCATTTCTTGGAACCTCACGCTTCACCGATTTCCAGACCCAGCTCGGGGCACCGCCCAGCCTGCTCGCCGAACGACTCCAAACGTTCTGTGCCCTTGGGGTGTTCACCACGTCGCCGGCGGAACGGTCCGGACCGGAGCGGGCCGCCTACCTGCTGACCGACAAGGGCCGGGCGTTCTTCCCGGTGTTGACCGCCGCACTGCAGTGGGCGCAATGGTGGTTCCAGGCGCCGGAGGGCCCGGCTGTGGTGATGACCCACCACGAGTGCCGAGCCGAGTTCACCGGCGAACTGGCCTGCGACCGGTGCACCGAACGGCTCACCGGCGCCGAGGTCGGCAGCATCGCTATTTAG
- a CDS encoding EAL domain-containing protein, translating into MRDTPHGVTVLSWRGDGGAVERLVRALTASMDPASLVGRVAEQVCAFMHAAGGAAVTLLRGSDNAYVTVSAHGVIAATTGFVVPKDSSFQGLAAREDRPMLIHNALIDERLSERVRAINKQWGTRSWAVIPLRYNGDPIGSLLLAATTVGAFSESDVDALLAISEFVSALVGAQLQLSALLTQVMTDGDDRGQRALTARFVASVMVPEAVETESLQERLDVVLAHPDALRAVFQPIVRLEDGSTAAYEGLMRFPESSDVTPMHWFGAARRLGRGVDLEYAALCTILRAAQPIPDDCPVAVNLSPSAALEPAIHDTLAAQDRALIVEITEHEPFPTDLGSGLKPLRDRGVSIAVDDAGAGYANFTQLLRLRPDIIKIDGELIAGIDDDPVKRAMATALKSLAAELRAKTVAEAIETPSQLRTLIGLGIEYGQGFHLGRPSDVVHLVG; encoded by the coding sequence GTGAGAGATACGCCTCACGGCGTCACGGTCCTGTCGTGGCGCGGAGATGGGGGTGCTGTGGAGCGGCTGGTTCGGGCACTGACAGCGTCGATGGACCCGGCGTCGTTGGTCGGTCGCGTCGCCGAACAGGTGTGCGCCTTCATGCATGCCGCTGGCGGGGCGGCCGTCACGCTGCTTCGCGGCTCCGATAACGCGTACGTGACCGTCTCCGCCCACGGTGTGATTGCGGCGACGACGGGGTTCGTGGTGCCCAAGGACAGCAGTTTCCAGGGCCTCGCGGCGCGGGAAGACCGCCCGATGCTGATCCACAATGCGCTGATCGACGAACGGCTGTCGGAGCGTGTCCGCGCGATCAACAAGCAGTGGGGCACCCGGTCGTGGGCGGTGATTCCGCTGAGGTACAACGGCGATCCGATCGGCTCTCTGCTGCTGGCGGCCACCACCGTCGGTGCGTTCTCCGAATCGGATGTCGACGCGCTACTGGCGATCAGCGAGTTCGTCTCGGCCCTGGTTGGCGCCCAGCTGCAACTGTCGGCGCTGTTGACTCAGGTGATGACCGACGGCGACGACCGAGGACAGCGCGCACTGACGGCGCGGTTCGTGGCGTCGGTGATGGTGCCCGAAGCGGTGGAGACCGAGAGTCTGCAAGAACGACTCGATGTAGTGCTGGCTCACCCGGATGCGCTCAGGGCGGTCTTCCAGCCCATCGTCCGCCTGGAAGACGGCAGCACCGCCGCCTATGAGGGGCTGATGAGGTTTCCAGAATCGTCGGATGTGACGCCGATGCACTGGTTCGGTGCTGCCCGACGACTCGGTCGCGGCGTCGACCTGGAATATGCCGCGTTGTGCACCATCTTGAGGGCGGCGCAGCCGATCCCCGATGACTGTCCCGTAGCCGTCAACCTGAGTCCGAGCGCTGCGCTGGAGCCGGCGATTCACGACACGCTTGCTGCCCAGGACCGGGCGTTGATCGTCGAGATCACTGAGCACGAGCCATTTCCTACTGATCTCGGGTCCGGTTTGAAACCGTTGCGGGACCGCGGCGTATCGATCGCCGTCGACGATGCCGGCGCCGGATACGCCAACTTCACCCAGTTGTTGCGGCTACGTCCCGACATCATCAAGATCGACGGAGAGTTGATCGCCGGTATCGACGACGACCCGGTCAAGCGGGCGATGGCGACGGCCCTGAAATCCCTTGCCGCCGAACTGCGGGCGAAGACGGTGGCCGAGGCGATCGAGACACCCAGCCAACTCCGGACGCTGATCGGCCTCGGCATCGAATACGGCCAGGGGTTCCACCTCGGCCGACCCTCGGATGTCGTCCATCTCGTCGGCTGA
- a CDS encoding GAF and ANTAR domain-containing protein, protein MSVPNHDLALRMAELARATAPPRNVDEVLAGVTAAATEMIPGTDTCGVLLIGKGGKFESLFGTSELIYQLDALQEACGEGPCIQAAVDELIVRTDDFTTERRWPKYSAAVTELGVRSGLSFKLYTGKTTAGALNLFGMQPHAFDGQSEAIGSVLAAHAASAVLASKHGEQLESALTTRDVIGQAKGVIMERFNVDAMRAFEMLRELSQTSNTRLVDIANRVIATRGT, encoded by the coding sequence ATGTCTGTGCCCAACCACGATCTGGCGCTGCGGATGGCGGAGTTGGCCCGAGCGACGGCGCCGCCCCGCAACGTCGACGAGGTACTGGCAGGGGTGACCGCCGCGGCGACGGAGATGATTCCCGGGACGGACACCTGTGGCGTGCTGCTGATCGGCAAGGGCGGCAAGTTCGAGTCCCTGTTCGGGACCTCGGAATTGATCTACCAACTCGACGCACTGCAGGAGGCCTGCGGGGAAGGACCGTGCATCCAGGCCGCCGTCGACGAGCTGATCGTGCGCACCGACGACTTCACCACCGAGCGGCGCTGGCCGAAGTACAGCGCCGCGGTCACCGAACTCGGGGTGCGCAGCGGCTTGTCGTTCAAGCTGTACACCGGAAAAACCACCGCGGGCGCACTGAATCTGTTCGGCATGCAACCGCACGCCTTCGACGGGCAGTCCGAGGCGATCGGGTCGGTGCTGGCCGCTCACGCCGCGTCGGCAGTCCTGGCCAGCAAGCACGGAGAGCAACTCGAGTCCGCGCTGACCACCCGCGATGTCATCGGGCAGGCCAAGGGCGTGATCATGGAACGGTTCAACGTCGACGCCATGCGCGCGTTCGAGATGCTGCGCGAGCTGTCGCAGACCTCTAACACCAGGTTGGTCGACATCGCGAATCGGGTAATCGCGACCAGGGGCACGTAG
- a CDS encoding GGDEF domain-containing protein: MAFLAVSMIACLLGMLHSPDGPIGTVPRAMTWLAIAGGVIGAALFTVKWPTRRESLVFVLITNASMALACLANPSPLHALVGCISFATIGAYIAFFHTTALVLYNFFVAATVATWGAVRMAAHGQLIIAGVDWWLIIQVNIALPLAIQILVNALGVDLLRAERDPLTGLLNRRLFHTQTFGLIESGRHADAHLAVALIDLDKFKSVNDRYGHAAGDEALVHVARAIEDAAGTEAVVGRSGGEEFLVATALPSADCNELAQRICSAIAESPAGVTASVGTTAVRLSDTHGDHKVLVDRLVGNADWAMYRAKRAGGNGCRHQNTDPIDRRRPDVGGDASQSIA; encoded by the coding sequence ATGGCATTTCTCGCCGTCTCGATGATCGCGTGCCTGCTGGGCATGCTGCATTCGCCGGACGGGCCGATCGGAACCGTCCCCAGAGCGATGACGTGGCTGGCCATTGCCGGCGGTGTGATCGGGGCCGCGCTGTTCACGGTCAAGTGGCCGACCCGGCGTGAGTCGCTGGTTTTTGTGTTGATCACCAACGCATCTATGGCGTTGGCTTGCCTGGCCAATCCGAGTCCACTGCACGCCCTGGTCGGCTGCATCTCGTTCGCGACGATCGGCGCCTACATTGCGTTCTTCCACACCACTGCTCTGGTGCTGTACAACTTCTTTGTCGCGGCCACCGTGGCCACCTGGGGTGCGGTGCGCATGGCCGCCCACGGGCAGTTGATCATCGCCGGCGTGGACTGGTGGTTGATCATCCAGGTCAACATCGCGCTGCCGCTGGCCATCCAGATTCTGGTGAACGCGCTCGGCGTCGATCTTCTTCGCGCCGAACGTGATCCGCTGACCGGATTGCTCAACCGGCGACTGTTCCACACTCAGACGTTCGGGCTGATCGAGTCGGGACGTCATGCCGACGCTCACCTCGCGGTGGCTCTGATCGACCTGGACAAGTTCAAGTCGGTCAACGACCGCTACGGGCACGCCGCCGGTGACGAGGCACTGGTGCACGTCGCCCGCGCCATCGAGGATGCTGCCGGTACCGAGGCGGTGGTCGGCCGCAGCGGCGGTGAGGAATTCCTGGTGGCGACCGCGTTGCCCAGCGCGGACTGCAATGAGTTGGCGCAACGTATCTGCTCCGCGATCGCGGAGTCGCCGGCCGGAGTCACCGCCAGCGTCGGGACCACCGCGGTCCGGTTGTCCGACACCCACGGAGACCACAAGGTGCTCGTCGACCGGCTGGTGGGCAACGCCGACTGGGCGATGTACCGCGCCAAGCGCGCCGGCGGCAACGGCTGCCGGCACCAGAACACCGACCCGATCGACCGGCGTCGACCGGACGTCGGCGGTGACGCCAGCCAGTCGATCGCCTAG
- a CDS encoding acetyl-CoA acetyltransferase, producing the protein MASNVWILGGYQSDFARNLTRESRDFADLTTEVVDLTLSASMIDAADIDVVHVANAFGEMFARQGHLGAMPATVHDGLWDTPATRHEAACASGSVAALAAIADLRAGNYRTALVVGVELEKTVPGDVAAAHLGAAAWTGHEAEDATYVWPSMFSRVADEYDRRFGLDDAHLHAIAALNFANAKRNPNAQTRDWAVPDLATQGSDDAVNPPTEGRIRRYDCSQMTDGGAGVVLVNEDFLRDHPGVRPIGLIEGWGHRTVGLGLQQKLDRDAAGPYVLPHVRGAVYDAFGRAGVRLDDLDGIEVHDCFTPSEYLAIDHIGLTGPGESWKAIENGEIEIGGRLPINPSGGLIGGGHPVGASGIRMMLDAAKQVSDLAGDYQVDGARRFGTLNFGGSTATTVSFVIRSADDGY; encoded by the coding sequence GTGGCGAGCAATGTCTGGATTCTTGGCGGCTATCAGAGCGACTTCGCCCGCAACCTCACCCGGGAGAGCCGCGATTTCGCCGATCTCACCACCGAGGTCGTCGACCTGACCCTCAGCGCATCGATGATCGACGCCGCCGACATCGATGTCGTACACGTCGCCAATGCGTTCGGCGAGATGTTCGCCCGCCAGGGTCACCTCGGCGCGATGCCCGCCACCGTCCACGACGGTCTGTGGGACACCCCGGCAACCCGGCACGAGGCGGCGTGCGCCTCCGGTAGCGTCGCCGCGCTGGCGGCGATCGCCGATCTGCGAGCCGGAAACTACCGCACCGCGCTGGTGGTCGGCGTGGAGCTGGAGAAGACGGTGCCGGGCGACGTCGCGGCTGCCCACCTGGGTGCCGCCGCATGGACCGGCCACGAGGCCGAGGACGCCACGTACGTGTGGCCGTCGATGTTCTCCCGGGTCGCCGACGAATACGACCGTCGCTTCGGCCTCGACGACGCCCACTTGCACGCGATCGCGGCGCTGAATTTCGCCAACGCCAAACGCAACCCCAACGCCCAGACCCGTGACTGGGCGGTCCCCGATCTGGCCACCCAGGGCAGCGACGACGCGGTCAACCCGCCCACCGAGGGCCGGATCCGCCGCTATGACTGCAGCCAGATGACCGACGGCGGCGCGGGCGTCGTCCTGGTCAACGAAGACTTCCTGCGCGATCACCCCGGCGTGCGCCCGATCGGGCTGATCGAGGGCTGGGGTCACCGCACCGTCGGCTTGGGGCTGCAACAGAAACTCGACCGCGACGCGGCCGGCCCCTATGTGCTGCCCCACGTCCGAGGTGCCGTGTACGACGCGTTCGGCCGCGCCGGCGTACGGCTCGACGATCTCGACGGGATCGAGGTGCACGACTGCTTCACCCCCAGTGAGTACCTCGCCATCGACCACATCGGCCTGACCGGGCCGGGCGAGTCCTGGAAGGCGATCGAGAACGGTGAGATCGAGATCGGCGGCCGGCTTCCGATCAACCCCAGCGGCGGCCTGATCGGTGGCGGCCACCCGGTGGGCGCGTCCGGTATCCGAATGATGCTCGACGCCGCCAAACAGGTGAGCGATCTCGCCGGCGATTACCAGGTCGATGGCGCGCGCCGCTTCGGCACGCTCAATTTCGGCGGAAGTACCGCAACCACAGTCAGTTTCGTGATCAGATCGGCAGACGATGGATACTGA
- a CDS encoding cupin domain-containing protein encodes MTNLPDWVRELELGPHPEGGFFSETWRSDLMLGESALPPDYNGPRNAGTAIYFVLLPGQQSAWHTVRSAELWLYHRGSPLLLDIGAEKDSATTVLLGPDIVAGEQPQVLVPPGHWQRARPRDDEPTLVSCVVVPGFDFADFALAPPTD; translated from the coding sequence ATGACGAATCTCCCCGACTGGGTTCGCGAGCTGGAGCTGGGGCCTCATCCCGAGGGTGGCTTCTTCAGCGAGACCTGGCGCAGTGACCTGATGTTGGGCGAATCCGCCCTGCCGCCGGACTACAACGGCCCGCGTAACGCCGGCACCGCGATCTACTTCGTGTTGCTGCCCGGCCAGCAGTCCGCCTGGCACACGGTGCGCAGCGCCGAGCTGTGGCTCTATCACCGCGGCAGCCCGCTGCTACTCGACATCGGTGCGGAAAAAGACAGCGCCACAACGGTTCTGCTGGGTCCCGATATCGTCGCCGGTGAACAGCCGCAGGTGCTGGTACCGCCCGGTCATTGGCAGCGTGCCCGTCCCCGCGACGACGAGCCGACGTTGGTCAGTTGCGTGGTGGTGCCGGGCTTCGACTTCGCCGACTTCGCGTTGGCCCCACCTACAGACTGA
- a CDS encoding LpqN/LpqT family lipoprotein, translating into MTLRKATGIVSAVLTAALAVTITGCSDDNKPVAAKCDEVSAPLVDVPTRTDQEPRLRLPQPQGWERTDKLDSESIRYAIRNPALVEDGFTPNAVVTLQKVAAKEGNAQQILDIQNKQLVARLKVTDLKTSSATVCGSTAQSTTYTAPAMGKIPARTATSLAVVFTDGDVNYVSTLTVQTIKPDNPTYAADSAVILKGFQIIPAK; encoded by the coding sequence ATGACTTTGCGCAAGGCGACGGGAATCGTGTCGGCCGTACTGACGGCCGCACTGGCGGTGACGATCACGGGCTGTTCGGACGACAACAAGCCGGTCGCGGCCAAATGCGACGAGGTGTCGGCGCCGCTGGTCGACGTCCCCACTCGAACCGACCAGGAACCGAGGCTTCGCCTGCCGCAGCCGCAGGGCTGGGAACGCACCGACAAATTGGACTCCGAATCCATCCGGTACGCCATCCGCAACCCGGCGCTGGTCGAGGATGGATTCACCCCCAACGCGGTCGTCACCCTGCAGAAGGTGGCCGCCAAGGAGGGCAACGCCCAGCAGATCCTCGACATCCAGAACAAACAGCTGGTGGCGCGGTTGAAGGTGACAGACCTGAAGACCAGTTCGGCGACGGTCTGCGGGTCCACGGCCCAGTCCACGACGTACACCGCCCCGGCGATGGGCAAGATCCCGGCCCGCACCGCGACCTCGCTGGCGGTGGTTTTCACCGACGGTGACGTGAACTACGTCAGCACATTGACCGTGCAGACGATCAAGCCCGACAACCCCACGTACGCAGCCGATTCGGCCGTGATACTCAAGGGATTTCAGATAATTCCGGCTAAATAG